In one Hyphomicrobium sp. 99 genomic region, the following are encoded:
- a CDS encoding MFS transporter: MATFDLGGSHEQVPSVATDDDVRAPLRARVSWMLYDWAVQPHYTLVQTFLFGPYFANAVVQNSVCGSLIAEGSAHAACGQALWGYGASVAGLLIAILSPLLGAAADGRGRRKPWMAGLSLVFLAGLSVLWLGVPDANLTTILIVLAGFVMATLAAELMSVFSNAIMTGLVPRGELGRLSGTGWAVGYFGGLVSLAIVAGLLVPIPGDAKTLLGLQPLLTLDGTSHESDRITGPFAAIWFAIFIIPFFLFVPDRRQAVSAHPERSALAELWDTIKSLPSMPSLLIFLIARMLYTDGLTAIFAFGGIYGASVFGWGPLELGIFGIILTLVGAFGALFGGWLDDSVGPKTVIIVALLALIVGAVGILSVDKNHILFAMEVAEKVPGSKPFSSPGEHVFLAFAILVGIVSAPVQAASRSLLARIAPPDKITQFFGLFAFSGKVTAFLAPFFVALVTVETGSQRIGMSAVLAFLAIGVLLMLFVRMRAAR; this comes from the coding sequence ATGGCGACGTTCGATCTCGGCGGCTCGCATGAGCAGGTCCCCTCGGTCGCGACCGACGATGACGTTCGCGCTCCCCTTCGCGCGCGTGTCTCGTGGATGCTTTACGACTGGGCCGTGCAACCGCATTACACGCTCGTTCAAACATTTCTGTTCGGTCCGTATTTTGCGAACGCCGTCGTTCAGAACTCCGTTTGCGGCTCGTTGATCGCGGAAGGCAGCGCGCATGCCGCGTGCGGTCAGGCGCTGTGGGGCTATGGGGCGTCTGTCGCCGGACTGCTGATCGCTATCCTCAGTCCGCTGCTCGGTGCGGCTGCCGACGGGCGTGGCCGGCGCAAGCCGTGGATGGCCGGGCTGTCGCTCGTCTTCCTTGCGGGTCTCAGCGTACTGTGGCTCGGCGTGCCCGATGCAAATCTGACGACCATCCTGATCGTACTCGCGGGCTTCGTCATGGCGACACTTGCGGCCGAACTGATGAGCGTTTTTTCGAACGCCATCATGACGGGCCTCGTGCCACGCGGCGAGCTTGGCCGGTTGTCGGGCACGGGCTGGGCAGTCGGATATTTCGGCGGGCTCGTCAGTCTGGCGATTGTCGCTGGCTTGCTGGTCCCGATTCCGGGGGATGCAAAGACTCTACTCGGACTCCAACCGCTATTGACGCTCGACGGCACCTCTCATGAGAGCGATCGCATAACTGGGCCGTTCGCGGCGATCTGGTTCGCGATCTTTATCATTCCGTTTTTCCTGTTCGTTCCGGATCGGCGACAAGCGGTCAGCGCGCATCCGGAGCGCTCGGCGTTGGCCGAGCTTTGGGACACGATCAAATCGCTTCCCTCAATGCCAAGCCTTCTGATCTTTCTGATCGCACGCATGCTCTATACCGACGGGCTGACCGCCATCTTTGCTTTCGGCGGCATCTACGGTGCCTCGGTCTTCGGCTGGGGACCGCTGGAGCTTGGAATTTTCGGCATCATTCTGACGTTGGTCGGAGCGTTCGGCGCGCTCTTCGGCGGCTGGCTCGACGACAGTGTCGGGCCGAAGACCGTCATCATCGTCGCGCTCCTAGCGTTGATCGTCGGCGCAGTCGGCATTCTATCGGTCGATAAAAATCACATTCTTTTCGCGATGGAGGTCGCGGAGAAGGTCCCCGGGTCGAAGCCTTTCTCGTCGCCGGGCGAGCACGTGTTTCTCGCGTTCGCTATTCTCGTCGGCATTGTCTCGGCGCCGGTGCAAGCGGCGAGCCGGTCGCTGCTCGCGCGCATCGCGCCGCCGGACAAGATCACCCAGTTTTTCGGACTGTTTGCGTTCTCGGGAAAAGTAACGGCGTTTCTCGCGCCGTTCTTCGTTGCTTTGGTCACGGTCGAGACGGGAAGCCAGCGGATTGGCATGTCCGCCGTGCTCGCGTTCCTTGCAATCGGCGTCCTGCTGATGCTGTTCGTCAGGATGCGCGCAGCGCGTTGA
- a CDS encoding TPM domain-containing protein yields the protein MNLISAKDADRISAAITDAERNTSGEIVAVVADQSSHYQHIPYMWAALLALVIPWPLIHFTWMPVQWIFLIQLLVFLGLLTLAWHPRVRMSLVPRAILNANTRRRASEQFLAQNLHTTEGRTGVLIFVSLAEQRVEIIADSGIDALVPNGTWQKIVDELTADIGAGRAVEGFERAIRKIGELLAAHFPPGDADPNELPDHLIVLRG from the coding sequence ATGAACTTAATCAGCGCCAAAGACGCAGATCGCATTTCCGCGGCCATTACGGACGCCGAGCGCAATACGTCCGGAGAGATCGTTGCGGTCGTCGCCGATCAGAGCAGCCACTATCAGCATATTCCGTACATGTGGGCTGCGCTGTTGGCCCTCGTTATTCCGTGGCCTCTGATCCATTTCACGTGGATGCCCGTGCAGTGGATCTTTCTCATTCAGCTGCTCGTCTTTCTTGGGCTGCTCACGCTTGCTTGGCATCCGCGTGTGCGCATGTCGCTCGTGCCGAGGGCGATTTTGAATGCGAACACGCGCCGGCGCGCGAGCGAGCAGTTTCTCGCGCAGAACCTGCATACGACCGAGGGCCGGACCGGTGTCCTCATTTTCGTGTCGCTTGCCGAGCAGCGGGTCGAGATCATCGCCGATAGCGGCATCGATGCGCTGGTGCCGAACGGCACATGGCAGAAAATCGTGGACGAGCTGACGGCCGATATCGGCGCGGGGCGCGCGGTCGAGGGGTTCGAGCGGGCTATCAGGAAAATCGGCGAGCTGCTCGCCGCACACTTTCCGCCGGGAGATGCCGATCCGAACGAGCTTCCCGATCATTTGATCGTCTTGCGGGGCTGA
- a CDS encoding YgcG family protein yields MLLFAVLPVLFAPAFAEPVYPQLTGRVTDEAGLLTPEEKAEIEKTLADLEQTSTDQLAVVTVKSLQGYPIEDYGVGLGRKWGIGQKGKDNGALLIVAPNDRKVRIEVGRRLEPFMTDTMSALIIENAILPKFRRGDFSGGIKDGVRDIKSVLLGDAEEVKRRAAGGRTPQDDPMEMIHLVLFLLIVAFVIWVNYRQAQAVQSGVPGSQRRRGGIVVIPGGSGNWGGGWSGGDSGGGGWSGGGGDFGGGGASGSW; encoded by the coding sequence ATGCTTTTGTTTGCGGTCCTGCCCGTGCTCTTCGCGCCGGCTTTCGCCGAACCGGTCTATCCGCAACTCACCGGGCGTGTGACGGACGAAGCCGGACTGCTCACACCCGAAGAAAAGGCCGAGATCGAAAAGACTCTCGCAGATCTCGAACAAACCTCGACCGATCAGCTTGCGGTCGTCACGGTCAAATCGTTGCAGGGGTATCCGATCGAGGACTACGGCGTCGGCCTCGGCCGGAAATGGGGCATCGGTCAGAAGGGCAAGGACAACGGCGCTCTGCTCATCGTTGCGCCGAACGATCGCAAGGTTCGCATCGAGGTCGGGCGGCGGCTTGAGCCTTTCATGACCGACACGATGTCGGCTCTGATTATCGAGAATGCCATTCTTCCGAAGTTCCGGAGAGGTGACTTCAGCGGCGGAATCAAAGACGGCGTCCGCGATATCAAATCGGTTCTGCTTGGCGACGCGGAAGAAGTGAAGCGGCGCGCCGCCGGTGGGCGCACACCGCAGGACGATCCGATGGAAATGATCCACCTCGTCCTCTTTTTGCTCATCGTCGCCTTCGTCATCTGGGTCAATTACCGGCAGGCCCAGGCGGTGCAATCGGGTGTGCCCGGCTCTCAGCGTCGCCGCGGCGGCATCGTCGTCATCCCGGGCGGCTCAGGGAACTGGGGTGGTGGGTGGTCCGGCGGCGATAGCGGCGGTGGCGGCTGGTCGGGCGGCGGCGGCGACTTTGGCGGCGGCGGCGCTTCGGGAAGCTGGTAG
- a CDS encoding LemA family protein has product MNAVTRTFIARPIALLAIIMAGLSMAGCGINTIPTEEQRAKAAWSEVQNQYKRRSDLIPNLVSSVKGFADQEKSVLTEVTKAREQTTNIQLPPDIITNPEAMKKFQDAQATLSGALGRLMAVVERYPDIKSGQNFLALQSELAGTENRIAIARRDYIEAVRSYNTEITTFPGRLWKMALYPQAKEMATFDISPEEQKVPKVDFSKP; this is encoded by the coding sequence ATGAACGCAGTGACAAGAACTTTCATTGCTCGTCCGATCGCGCTCCTGGCGATCATCATGGCGGGCCTCTCTATGGCGGGATGCGGTATCAATACCATCCCAACTGAAGAGCAACGGGCAAAGGCCGCTTGGAGCGAAGTTCAGAACCAGTACAAGCGCCGCTCGGACCTTATTCCAAATCTCGTCTCATCGGTGAAGGGCTTTGCTGATCAGGAGAAGAGCGTTCTGACTGAGGTCACGAAAGCGCGCGAGCAGACGACGAATATTCAGCTGCCTCCCGATATTATCACCAATCCGGAAGCAATGAAGAAATTCCAGGATGCGCAGGCGACGCTCAGCGGCGCGCTCGGGCGGCTCATGGCGGTCGTCGAACGCTATCCCGATATCAAGTCGGGTCAGAACTTCCTTGCTCTGCAAAGCGAACTTGCCGGCACGGAAAACCGTATCGCCATCGCGCGCCGCGATTACATCGAAGCGGTAAGAAGCTATAACACCGAGATCACGACGTTCCCCGGACGGCTGTGGAAGATGGCGCTTTATCCGCAGGCGAAGGAAATGGCGACGTTCGATATCTCGCCGGAAGAACAGAAGGTTCCGAAGGTCGATTTCAGCAAGCCGTAG
- a CDS encoding prolyl-tRNA synthetase associated domain-containing protein — translation MPHTREQLLSVLDELKISTKTVEHAPAFTVADTGSIEIDLPGAHTKNLFLKDDKGALFLVIANAETRVDLKALSKRLPAGRFSFGKPELLLEALGVPPGAVTAFAAINDTAKRVKIVFDQALMTEDSINCHPLENTATTNIAREDLLRFIRSTGHEPHVMVLTAS, via the coding sequence ATGCCCCATACACGCGAGCAGCTGTTGTCCGTTTTGGACGAACTTAAAATTTCGACGAAGACCGTCGAGCACGCACCCGCCTTTACCGTCGCCGACACGGGTTCGATCGAGATCGATCTCCCCGGCGCCCACACCAAGAACCTTTTCCTCAAGGACGATAAAGGTGCGCTGTTCCTCGTCATCGCCAATGCCGAAACACGCGTCGACCTCAAGGCCCTCTCCAAACGGCTACCTGCCGGACGCTTTTCCTTCGGCAAGCCGGAGTTGCTTTTGGAAGCCCTTGGCGTGCCCCCTGGCGCCGTGACGGCTTTTGCTGCAATTAACGACACAGCAAAGCGCGTGAAGATCGTGTTCGATCAGGCGTTGATGACCGAAGACAGCATCAACTGTCATCCGCTCGAAAACACCGCCACGACGAACATTGCACGGGAAGACCTTTTGCGGTTCATTCGATCAACCGGCCATGAACCCCATGTCATGGTATTGACCGCATCTTGA
- the trxA gene encoding thioredoxin: protein MEFGDKDFAGASGAANIVKDATTASFKADVIDASKTVPVVVDFWAPWCGPCKQLTPLIEKIVRSYSGKVRLVKVNVDENQAIAAQLRIQSLPTIYAFRDGQPVDGFVGAQPESAIKTFINRLVADDAELGITEILKAGEESLEQGDLQGAAEAFASVLQEDRTNAEALAGLATCYMKSGDVERAKQTLALVPPDKRELAVVKSIEAAILLAEKGADTTDLSALTARVSQNPTDHQARLDLAVALGARGDREEALELLLDLVRMDRNWNDEAARKQLLQFFDAWGPKDPLVGEGRRKLASILFS, encoded by the coding sequence ATGGAATTCGGTGATAAGGATTTCGCCGGCGCGTCAGGCGCCGCGAACATCGTCAAGGACGCGACGACCGCGTCTTTCAAAGCAGACGTTATCGATGCGTCGAAAACAGTTCCGGTTGTCGTCGACTTCTGGGCGCCGTGGTGCGGCCCCTGCAAGCAGCTGACCCCGCTGATCGAGAAAATCGTCCGCAGCTACAGTGGCAAAGTTCGCCTCGTGAAGGTCAACGTCGACGAAAACCAGGCGATTGCCGCGCAGCTCCGGATTCAGTCGCTGCCGACGATCTACGCCTTTCGCGACGGCCAGCCGGTCGACGGATTCGTCGGCGCGCAGCCCGAAAGCGCCATCAAGACATTCATCAACCGTCTTGTCGCCGACGATGCCGAACTCGGCATTACCGAGATCTTGAAGGCGGGAGAAGAATCGCTCGAGCAGGGTGACCTTCAGGGCGCGGCCGAAGCCTTCGCCTCCGTCCTCCAGGAAGATCGTACCAATGCCGAAGCCCTGGCAGGTCTTGCAACCTGCTACATGAAAAGCGGCGACGTCGAGCGCGCAAAGCAAACGCTCGCGCTCGTGCCCCCCGACAAACGCGAGCTGGCCGTCGTCAAAAGCATCGAAGCCGCGATTTTGCTTGCGGAAAAGGGTGCTGACACGACCGACCTCTCAGCTCTGACGGCCCGCGTAAGCCAAAATCCGACCGATCATCAGGCCCGCCTTGATCTGGCGGTCGCTTTAGGCGCCAGAGGCGATCGGGAAGAGGCCCTTGAACTTCTCCTCGATCTCGTCAGGATGGACCGCAACTGGAACGATGAAGCGGCCCGCAAGCAACTCCTGCAGTTTTTCGACGCGTGGGGCCCAAAAGACCCGTTGGTCGGAGAAGGCCGTCGGAAGCTCGCATCGATCCTGTTCAGTTAG
- a CDS encoding LON peptidase substrate-binding domain-containing protein, protein MTLTERYRRPADLPPRIPVFPLRGAILLPRATLPLNIFEPRYLEMVDNVMSGARIIGIVQPIVSSDDDQESPIEKTAGLRSVGCVGRVTSYQELDDGRLIITLTGIMRFQTVGEAETEKPYRIMSVSYDRFASDLTEGLGEELVDRQNLLRVLKTYLEANRLKTDWATIQRASNEFLINALSVMCPYGPEEKQALLEAKDLRSRAEVLVALAEIDLASNGSSGTTLQ, encoded by the coding sequence TTGACGCTCACGGAACGCTACCGGCGTCCAGCCGACCTGCCCCCGAGGATTCCGGTCTTCCCGCTTCGTGGAGCGATCCTGCTGCCACGCGCAACGTTGCCGCTGAACATTTTCGAGCCGCGCTATCTCGAAATGGTCGACAACGTGATGTCGGGAGCCAGGATCATTGGAATCGTTCAGCCGATCGTATCGAGCGACGACGATCAGGAAAGCCCGATCGAAAAGACGGCGGGACTGCGGTCCGTCGGGTGCGTCGGCCGCGTGACCTCCTATCAGGAACTCGATGACGGACGTCTGATCATCACGCTCACCGGCATAATGCGCTTCCAGACCGTCGGCGAGGCCGAGACCGAGAAGCCCTACCGCATCATGAGCGTCAGCTACGATCGCTTTGCGAGCGATTTGACGGAAGGCCTTGGCGAAGAACTTGTCGACCGGCAAAATCTTTTGCGCGTCTTGAAGACGTATCTCGAAGCCAACCGCCTGAAAACCGATTGGGCAACGATCCAGCGCGCGTCCAACGAGTTCCTCATTAACGCTCTTTCGGTCATGTGCCCGTATGGCCCGGAAGAGAAGCAAGCTCTTCTCGAAGCGAAAGATCTGCGATCGCGCGCCGAGGTGCTCGTTGCTCTCGCAGAAATCGATTTGGCCTCGAACGGCAGCAGCGGCACGACGCTGCAGTAA
- a CDS encoding Trm112 family protein, producing MSESEEAADDAANAVDPKLLELLVCPLTKTRLVYDPKTHELISKAAGLAFPIRNGVPLMIEEAARKLNDDDFRRL from the coding sequence ATGAGCGAAAGCGAAGAAGCGGCAGACGACGCCGCGAATGCTGTCGATCCAAAGCTTTTGGAGCTTCTCGTCTGCCCACTGACGAAGACGCGACTTGTCTACGACCCGAAAACGCACGAGCTGATCAGCAAGGCCGCCGGATTGGCTTTTCCGATCCGAAACGGCGTTCCGCTGATGATCGAAGAAGCAGCACGCAAATTGAACGATGACGATTTTCGTCGGCTTTAA
- a CDS encoding ATP-binding protein yields MYAQPAKVGKGAEPSSRRRRQAVRASRICAALALFTGLLMLAGGLAASGAKIDFALAVAFLGTALLGGGALSSIVMSHEWATAIARAIRLRKRDDMRKLEEMKDAHWQLSDSAVRYRQFLDAQRDFVVRHSLDGRLRFANRAFISAFDLRSEDVIGSIYRPPIIRTEPIAGSSSSGRRTLELLRTRHGKRWIAWNTSEVIGETGEIEIQGVGHDVTVEREIAEKLKDARDRAEAANKEKSRFLAAMSHEIRTPMNGILGMISLMLETQLDGEQAMHARIVEESARALLVLLDDILDFSKIEAGKLDLTTDVFSLQGCIEHAMQLMRPEAAAKKLSLTSAMSSAVPEWVRGDEMRVRQIVLNLLSNAVKFTNAGTVAVRTELDSNKPSFPNAVRIAIEVADSGIGFAPGAACQLFDEFERGGTVMSHPGGTGLGLAISKRLAQAMSGEIVASGDPANGAVFTAILELQRAEAPRQSAIENTGSTSSSVGGHPFSVLVAEDNQINALLACKVIERAGGKATVVEDGRCAIKAVWETLEGKRPAFDLVLMDLLMPGIDGLTATKSIKALYSERKPAGPSCPPIIALTANAFPEDQVRCRAAGMNDYLAKPFDAGDLHDLLIKWTTPKLGEATPAA; encoded by the coding sequence ATGTACGCACAGCCCGCCAAGGTGGGCAAAGGCGCCGAACCGTCATCCCGTCGGAGGCGGCAGGCGGTCAGAGCATCGCGCATATGTGCTGCGCTCGCGCTTTTCACCGGCCTCTTGATGCTTGCCGGTGGCCTCGCTGCAAGCGGGGCGAAGATCGACTTCGCGCTCGCGGTCGCGTTCTTGGGAACTGCACTGCTCGGCGGCGGCGCTCTCTCCAGCATTGTGATGTCGCATGAATGGGCCACAGCGATTGCCCGCGCCATCCGGCTGCGCAAACGCGACGACATGCGCAAACTCGAAGAGATGAAGGATGCACATTGGCAGTTGTCCGACAGCGCCGTTCGTTACCGCCAATTCCTCGATGCTCAGCGTGACTTTGTCGTTCGTCACTCTCTCGATGGCCGTCTGAGGTTCGCTAATCGCGCATTCATCAGCGCTTTCGATCTCCGCAGCGAAGACGTCATCGGCTCGATCTATCGTCCTCCCATCATCAGAACGGAGCCGATCGCCGGATCATCGTCCTCCGGCCGGCGCACACTCGAACTCCTGCGAACACGCCACGGCAAGAGGTGGATCGCGTGGAACACAAGTGAAGTCATCGGCGAGACCGGCGAAATCGAAATTCAAGGCGTCGGCCACGACGTCACCGTCGAACGTGAAATCGCGGAAAAACTCAAAGACGCCCGCGACCGCGCCGAAGCCGCCAACAAAGAAAAGTCGCGTTTCCTCGCGGCGATGAGTCACGAAATCAGAACGCCGATGAACGGCATCCTCGGCATGATCAGCCTCATGCTCGAAACACAGCTCGATGGCGAGCAAGCGATGCACGCCCGCATCGTCGAAGAGTCCGCCCGCGCCCTGCTGGTCCTGCTCGACGACATCCTCGATTTCTCGAAAATCGAAGCCGGAAAACTCGATCTCACAACCGACGTCTTTTCGCTACAGGGTTGTATCGAGCACGCCATGCAGCTCATGAGGCCCGAAGCCGCCGCCAAGAAGCTTTCCCTCACGTCTGCGATGTCCAGCGCCGTACCCGAGTGGGTGCGCGGCGACGAAATGCGTGTCCGCCAGATTGTTCTCAATCTCCTTTCGAATGCGGTGAAATTCACAAATGCCGGTACCGTCGCCGTGCGGACCGAGCTGGACTCGAATAAACCGAGCTTCCCGAATGCAGTCCGCATCGCGATCGAAGTCGCCGATTCCGGCATTGGCTTTGCGCCCGGTGCCGCCTGCCAGCTCTTCGACGAGTTCGAGCGAGGCGGAACCGTTATGAGCCATCCGGGCGGCACTGGCCTCGGATTGGCGATTTCGAAACGCCTTGCACAAGCCATGTCCGGCGAGATCGTGGCTAGCGGAGACCCTGCGAATGGGGCCGTTTTCACGGCCATTCTAGAACTTCAACGCGCCGAAGCCCCGCGCCAGTCAGCCATCGAAAATACCGGCTCGACCTCAAGCTCCGTCGGGGGGCACCCTTTCAGCGTCCTGGTCGCCGAGGATAACCAGATCAACGCCCTCCTCGCATGCAAAGTCATCGAGCGCGCGGGTGGCAAAGCAACGGTCGTCGAGGACGGGCGATGCGCGATAAAAGCCGTATGGGAGACGCTCGAAGGTAAACGGCCAGCGTTCGATCTGGTTCTGATGGACCTGCTGATGCCCGGCATCGATGGGCTGACCGCGACGAAGTCCATCAAGGCGCTCTATTCGGAGCGAAAGCCCGCTGGCCCGTCTTGTCCGCCGATCATCGCCCTCACAGCCAATGCCTTCCCGGAGGACCAGGTCCGCTGCCGGGCGGCCGGAATGAACGACTATCTTGCGAAGCCCTTCGACGCCGGTGATCTCCACGATCTGCTGATCAAATGGACCACGCCAAAGCTTGGCGAAGCGACGCCGGCGGCCTAA
- a CDS encoding GNAT family N-acetyltransferase → MWQSIADRGRWRPGMPSKFPAGLAALNALKAPARRFTGLTREIEPKIYGRVGNLEVRLARTWAEIKLAQRLRYQVFYEEMSAVPTRLAQFRRRDEDAYDALCDHLLVVDVDQTKPGRAGRPEKPKVVGTYRILRQEVAERGPGFYSASEYDISPLLRRMGSTHRFMELGRSCVLAPYRSKRSVELLWHGLWTYVRENRVDVMIGCASFEGIDLQEHEMALSFLHHRARAPEEWRCRARDRLYIPMDRMPFSDIDQKAALKAMPPLIKAYLRLGAYFGDGAVLDKQFGTTDVLVIMPVANIDPRYFEHYGTPTETKSRIAVDA, encoded by the coding sequence ATGTGGCAGTCGATCGCAGACCGGGGTAGATGGCGGCCGGGTATGCCGAGTAAGTTTCCGGCCGGGCTTGCCGCGCTGAACGCCTTGAAAGCGCCCGCACGCCGCTTCACCGGATTAACCCGCGAGATCGAGCCCAAAATTTACGGCCGCGTCGGTAATCTCGAAGTTCGCTTGGCCCGCACGTGGGCGGAGATCAAGCTCGCGCAGCGCCTTCGTTATCAGGTCTTCTACGAGGAAATGTCAGCCGTCCCAACGCGCCTCGCGCAGTTTCGCCGCCGCGATGAGGATGCCTACGACGCCCTCTGCGATCATCTTCTCGTCGTCGATGTCGATCAGACGAAACCTGGACGCGCCGGACGGCCCGAGAAACCGAAAGTTGTCGGCACTTATCGCATTCTTCGCCAGGAAGTCGCCGAACGCGGCCCCGGATTCTATTCAGCGAGCGAATACGATATTTCGCCCCTCCTCCGCCGCATGGGCTCGACGCACCGGTTCATGGAACTCGGACGCTCGTGTGTTCTCGCGCCCTACCGCAGCAAGCGGTCTGTCGAGCTTTTGTGGCACGGCCTCTGGACATACGTCCGCGAAAATCGCGTCGACGTTATGATCGGCTGCGCGAGCTTTGAAGGCATCGATCTCCAAGAACACGAAATGGCGCTGAGCTTTCTTCATCATCGGGCCAGGGCTCCCGAAGAGTGGCGATGCCGGGCGCGCGATCGGCTCTATATCCCGATGGACCGCATGCCGTTCTCCGACATCGACCAGAAGGCTGCGCTGAAGGCGATGCCGCCGCTCATCAAGGCCTACCTGCGGCTCGGCGCATATTTCGGCGACGGCGCCGTTCTCGATAAGCAATTCGGCACGACCGACGTTCTCGTCATCATGCCGGTCGCGAATATCGATCCCCGCTATTTCGAACATTACGGCACGCCGACCGAAACGAAGAGCCGGATCGCGGTCGACGCCTAA